A segment of the Cricetulus griseus strain 17A/GY chromosome 6, alternate assembly CriGri-PICRH-1.0, whole genome shotgun sequence genome:
TTCCTTGAAGACCAATTAACTTGGATTTAATGACAGCACTATAAACAAAAGCAATTCAGTTTCTTATCCCAAAGGTTTctagttaaaatattttctatgaagTGTAACATTCTCTTCATGTAGGGTGTCTTTGGAATATAAATTTCTAGCAAATACTGAAAGAAACAACCACAGGttaatattttgataaaataaatgaTGGTCAATGTAATGTTGTCTCTCCAAAAGGCTGTGTCTCTAACGCCCTTAAATTTGGGTCATATTGCCCAGGTTTTTATGAGTTCAGTAACAAATCTTTATATATAAAGCTAAACACAATTCCTTAGATCCATGTTTGAAAAAAAGTTCAACCTGACTTgtaacaagaaataaataattgttaaataataaggcaacacaacaacaaaaagaagctaattgttcataattaaaaacaacagaaaaactgatCTCTCTAAAAGTTTTCCATTTAGTCAGTAACATATAACTACAGAACAATGTTTATCTAATTCCACCTCAGCTCCTAGAACTTCAGGTTCTCAAGGGAGTGAATATTAATCCCTTATTCCCCCAATAGGAACTCCCTCTCGGGTGGGACACATTCAGAGAGGCCTTGGTGATGCGCAATCAGCCTGTGCCTGCAGCATAGAGATTGTGGAAGCaatttaaagaaagcaaaaaccaaTGAGGTTTCCACATTTTCTATGCATCATTGATGCagataatgaaatgaaaatcagCTTAAGTTCCAGAATGTTCCACTTCTCCATGATGCCATCATGGAAATAGAGTGAGAAAACTGCACTGCACTGAATTGTCCAGGGGAGATTAGAATCAACAAAGGATCAAATAAGTACATGACAGGATGAATCTGAACTCCcttcatgttttgtttgcatgtgaaTAACAGTATTGAGTGCCCTGTGGTGGGTGAGTTCTTTCAgtcatgaaatgaaaatgaagaactgAGTTTACAGTAtaatctccctctccctctccctctccctctccctctccctctccctctctccttctccctctccctctccctctccctctctccctccctccctccctccctccctctctttctctctctcccccattcaCCCTCATTACTAAAATAATCATCAGGAAATTTTATCTGTCCTAAATGTATACAACATCTTctaaatacatacaaacacaaagactGTGTAACAGCAAACAAGACTtccacaggttcaaaccagacaaagtTTCAGCACTGAAAGGAGGAAGTAGACGCAAGCCCCcacctctaaccaagaagctgtttgtaATTGATACCtgatgggaaagggaaaatcagttttctccaatggagtgtcactgggtgtatgaaccacactccagggcaggacCCATGCCCAACACAAAATAGGtccatggatgtgtgtgtgtgtgtgtgtgtgtgtgtgtgtgtgtgtgtgtgtgtgtgtgtgtgtgtgtacagtttttgtttcattttgttttgtttagattttttttttactttactggagttttttgtttgattttcttttttactgttttgagagagaagaaagaacatgaagttgggagggcagggaggtgtagaaagaatataatcaaaactgcatgagaaaaatgtaacaaagatagggaaataagaaaagtaaaattgtaTAAACCACATTTTGAATGTTTCACACTGTCCATATCAAACTGAAAGACCCTTTTCTCACTGTGCAATATGATGTAGGCACCTTTCCATAAGTGTATATATTCATCTTAATTTGAGAGTTCATATATCAGTCTGTAAAATTAAGCTATGGTAGTTTCACTAACCTTTTTTCCACACTCCTGCTTTCATTAGTCACTAGAGTAAACATGATGCCTTAGTTATTCTGTGACACCATCTTACAGGAGTCAAAATTGAGTTGGAGAGGTGAAGTCCTCTATCACTAAGAAGCTGTGGGTGAGAATCATGCACAGGTCTTTCTGTCCCTGGACACCTTAAAATTGTGACTTTAAATGAAGCTTTGGAAGTTTATGGACTCATCAGagggttaactcactcagaacACTCAGGTATTCTCTTTCCAATTCTCTTTCCAGAATTCACTTTATTAGCAAATACCCTCATTGTgctctatgtgtgtttgtgtgtgtgtgtgtgtgtgtgtgtgtgtgtgtgtgtgtgtgtgtgtgtgtgtgtgtgtgtgtgtgtgttcatgtgccttATTCCCTGAGTTCTAGAAAACTGTTAcctaaaactttattttaagtCAAAAGGATTCTGGTAGCCCTGGTTATATTTTTTCACAAATGTATCCTGCTCTGTTTATCTCATGGTGGTGCATAGAGTTAGAGAAGCCCACAGTAGCAGCAAATTCAGTGTGCTATATGCCTACCACTACAGACATGTTCTTATACAAAACTCATATAAAATCTACGGAGCTGCCCGTAGTTCCTGACTGCCAAGTACAGGAGAATTTCTGAAACTTGATTAGTTCAGGGTTACTGGGAAGATTTACTGTTGTAACAACCACTTGCTGATTTTTCTTCAGTCATCTCTTTCTCTAACAAATGAGACTACAGACATTCTTATGTTTGTATACAATCATGTACAaacatgtatataaatgtatatgagTATGAATGGCCATTGTATGTGGTCATTAGTGTATTTATAATATTTGCCTTACACTGTAGATTTGGCCAGTAGAAACATAAGTTTATTTTAACTCTTTCCAAAATACCTTCAATGTAAAAACTAATTTACTTTTCTAATGAAAAATATGCATCCCTGTGTATTCACAATTCTCACCAAAACATTGtactttgtttatttaaattagaaacaaccttgttttacatgtcagtcccagttccctctccctcccctcttcccctaccatccactgaccccctatcccatcccctttctgctccctagggaaggtgaggccttccatgggggatctttaaagtctgttatatcatttgcagcaaggcctagactctccccgtgtgtctaggctgagagagtatccctctaaaattaaacattttagtgAAGTTTTCACATATAACTACCTAACTAGAGGTCAACTGTGTATCTTTACATAGTCCTGTTGAacgtttaatttttatttcttctaaaattgTCTTGTTCATATCTTTCACAAAATTTTCTATTAGatatatttacaaaaattatatatatattggacctttaatatttatatgtgttgAAAAAAAATTTGCTTAACAGAATTccaatctttttcttttggtaCTAATGAGTACCAAATAGGggtacttttttaaattttgtatataGATAGTAGAGGTCTGTATGTGAGTGGTGTATATGGATATGTCTGAGTGGATCTGTACGTGCACCAGAGGAATATGCTGGTTATCTTGCTCCTTATTCTTTTGAAAAGAGGTCTCTAATTTAACCTGGACCTAGGCCAACAAACTCCAGCAATCCTTATGTCTCTATTTAGATGACAGACATCTGTGCAGCCATGTCCAACTTTTTGTGTCAATATTGGGATCTAAACTTAGTAActgcacagcaagtgttcttaccccatgaaccctctctctggcctcataatttttatattcatgacttttattttatgatttttctaaACTTTTTCTGTATTGCTAAGACACAAGTAGTCAACATTGTTTCCTCAAAAATGTAGGTGTTTAAATCCTTAATACACTAAGAAACAACTTTTGTAAAGCATAAAGTTGGAATTCAATATCATTTCTTTATATTCATAAGCATTTATAGCACCACAGTGTATTTTAACATCTCTCGTGgttctatattttctttcctccctccaaaccctcccatatactcttccttgttctctttcaaatctaTGGCCTCTTTTTCCATTAGTTAttattacatatgcatattttatatacatatatgttacaaATATAACATGTTCAGTCTATATACTGTAACTTTGCGTGCATATTTCAAGACTGGGCATTGCTGCTGATGTGTTCTACCATGAAGAAGATAATTTATCCCACtatcagcatttcttagttgacTACTGTTCCTTGAGGAGGCTTGCAGCCTTCTGGGCTTTCCCTATCTACTTTGGCATGCGTATTGGTCTCATTCTTGTTCTACTCATGTTTAGAAAGTCATGCTTGTGAGACTTTATTGATATAgctaggagatacaatctcacagaaaactccctgatcctctgacttttataatctttctatcctatcttctacaatgttccctgaggcTTAAGTATGGGCATGTTTTATAGAGGTAGCCACTGGAACTGGGCTCCACAGCTCTGTGTTTTTATTGGTTGTAGTTCTCTGTAGTGATCTTCATcttttgcaaaaagaagtttTCATGATTAGGAGTGAaaactacacttacctgtgaatATAAGGAAAAATGTTAAGATTATTGTtagagattatgctggtttagtaaagtggcagttcTAGATTCTCCTCCTCACTGGCActgagtagttagctaggtttccagtaccaggcatgttttctctcttgttgagtgggtcttaagttcaattagagagcTTCCAAAGTATGCATGCCACTATGGCACCTTTAGGGTTATTGTGTCATGCTGTTCATTGGTGTGGTttataggcatcatagctgggtaggattgTTGTTCTGGGTAGGATTCCTtgctttggaagcttgcatagtttgtttttctcagcttctctgaCATACTTTTCTATTCTGAAGCCAGTTCCTCCATGCTATCTTCATAATTACTGTTTCATAATAACTTCTGCTGTCTGGCAGAGCAAGTTGTTCCCTcaacttattttcttttcaaattccaTGTAGAATTGTCAAGTTGAGCAAAAAATTTTCTCAAATATGTAACTGGAACTACAGAGAATTTTTAGATTAGTATGATGAAAATATAATGATACAATTCTGCATTTTCATCCAAGAAATCAGTGTGTTTATATCTTCAAGCCTTTAGACAAAGTAATTTCTTTAATAAAGAATATGAACATACTCTGTTAAATTTACATTTAGATTTCTAAATCTggctaaaatatttgttttctttgttttgggtatgttggtttgtttttgcttagtttggtttggttgagGTTTATAGTttcttacacatacacaaaatattgtGATCATACCCTCCCCACATTACCTTCTGTCATCCCCTCCCACTCCTGCTAAAATTCTTTTTCCCAACTCATCATCCTCTTGCCTTCCTGTATTTTGTGTGGAACAAGGCTCTTCTGCAAGTGGTCATAACTATTGTGTTTATAATTGCAATAGCCACATCACATCcaaaaaatagcattttatagTACTCCTCccgatcctctggctcttacagtctttccactcaCTGTTAAAGAATGTTCCCTGGGACTCAGAATGGGTAATATAGATGCCCCATTTAGAGCTGAGGACCAGAAAGTCCCTTACTTTCAGGAATTTAATGAGTAAAGAGCCTTTGCTTCGACCACCACCCATTTCTAAAAGGGGCTTCTCTAACTAAGGCTTAGCGCTACGGAAGtctgtgggtataaacataaGCATTTCTAAGGCAGTTTGGCTAGatgttcatttagcaaaacatCAGTAGTAGATTCCCCTATAAGGACCATGTCTCTCCTAGCCATAGGCTTTTGACATGCTTTACAATAGCACATATGTAGTCCCTTTCTTAAAGCAGGCTCAGATCCAACCAGGAAGCTGTTGCTTTCCTCTGGaacagtcatgccactattgcacaagtAGACATATTTTGACTAACAAGTTGATGTTATAGCACACAGAGTTCAGAGTTGAGTTATAGTGCAGatctttttttttagtatttctttctttttctagcaAATACACTTTATATATTAGCATAATATTAAATGACTTTACTAGCCCCACTAAGAATGTTTCAGATTATTCCTTCAAGATAATTGGATtacctaaaaataataatggtCATGGTCCCTCTCTTATAGTTATattatgtttaatttcttttcatgtctttttcccCAACTTGGACCTCAAAAAacattgaatatatattataacatataatatataaaaatattatatgtatataaatatatgtatgtatatgtgtgttcatatatatatatgaatatatatatatatttgatcaCTTCAGAAATCTTGCATTAGTCCTTCATTTATATGCACTGCTTCTCATGAATTTTAGGTAATGATGATGCTCACTACAGAAATTTTATGAAACAACTTAACAGGGTAACATCATTACTTACCATTTATGTTCCCTAATGGTTCTCAAGAAAGATTACCAACTTTTTGGTAATTATTTTATACCAAATAATTTTTGGTATCTTCTGAAATGATAGGTTGAGGTCCTTTCTATAGCGATAAAGGAAATTATAACAACTAACTTTCTAATGTTAAATATGTTATCATTCCTTGGATCAAGATAACTTGGTATTGGTTGCTTAGAAAACAAATGATTTTCCCCTTTATGCTTTTTTTCTTGCAAATACAAGTTATGGGAGGCTTccttatcttcattttatttacacTATCCCTAGACAAAGGAAATAGCAAATTTAGTTTGTGAACCTGAAAACATCCTGGCATCTAAGGAACACCTAACCTATTGAAACCCATGATCCACTCGCCTACAGTACCTCAAATATGACCTCTATCTGTTGCCAAAACTTACTGAATCTACAAGCCAATCTACTTATTTTAGATTTCTCACCAATGTCTAAAAGTGATAGTATGGTACCCATAtacactttctttttaatttatcaGTTAAATTGAAAACCTAGAAAGGAAAGGAATAGACATTTATTGATGTCTCCTTTGATCTCTGTAATCATGGTTGGATTTAAGATGTTTGCATCTACAGTCCCAAATTactgaagtttttaatttctttcctaatATTGAACTAACTCTGGTATTTATGTTATCTTAGCCTCATGAAATGAGTTAGTGAATATTCTTTTCAATAATGCTTTAACGAGAGAGGAGTTCTCATAAAAACAACCCCTTTCTGAGAATAATTATCAGTTGATACCTGCTTAAGTGGAGAGAGAGTAATCCCTTTAGAATGTATGTATAATGGTTGGATTCTGTTCCCCCATGGGTGTCCCAACTCCCATGAACATTTAGGTGGgactaattggacttaaggttGCTTCTTTTtaagaagaggacatgaagttaggAGGGGAATATGTTGGGAGAATATAGGAGGAGTGCAGAAGAAAATGGAggtaaatataatcaaatatcATTGAATACATGTATAAGTTATCAAAGAATGAAAACCAATATTCACTAAAATTAAAGTTAGTTTCTCCATAAATATTTGCTAGCTTTTACATGTATAAGTGAATCAAgtgttttattatataaatattagataaaaattaatgctttaaaatatttgaatctttctaaagcacacatacatgcaaatgcctatacatatatgcatatatatatatttatatatatattcacacacacacatacagtcataCTCTAGCTGCTTAGTCAAATTAGTCAACATTGTATAAAAAtagttatagaaaaaaataaaaacattatacaaAGTAGTGTGATTCAACCTACAAGGTAAAGAGAAAGTCGTTTTATTTCAGCATTTGATTATGCCAGAAAAATAAGCTTGAGAAAATAGTGAGCTACAATAAATTTCTTCAACAGAACACAACATGAGCCCAGAATGATCAATTATTAAGTTTTTCATAAGAACATAAGGTAAAAAATTTCTTACTTTAGACTTGATTATTTAAGCTCCAGAAAAGACAGAATATACAAGGTTAACAGAGGATAGAATATGAAAAATCTTGGTTGGCAACTGAAGAAAATTCAAAACTTTGGAGAAACCAAAAATCACTCACAAATCAAATCAAGAGAAATAGACACTGGTGGTGCCAAAGGCAGGCAATTTACTTCAACGACAAATGCCAAAATATAAGAACACTaaaatttttctgttaaaaaataaaaatttgactcTTATTTTCCTGAACCAAACATCTAAGGTAACATCAATTTCATGAGTATTTGGGAAACAATATGGGCAATATGTCAATAATAATAAtgggtgatatatatatatatatatatatatatatatatatatatatatcactaaacACCAGTGCATCCATCATATAAAGATCATATAAAGTTCACTGCTTGTACTCAAATTCAGTAATTTTGTTCCTAGAAATGTGTCATGGAGAAATTATCACAATGAACTATTTGTAGCAGAGGGCAGCTGTAGCCAGTCTACTCAACAGTAGCCAAAGACGTAGGTGAATGGCAAGCAGTATGAGGCACAGAAAATGGACTGTGGGCAATAAGGAAAGCACAAGAAGTCATCTTGATTACTGAATATTATTTAGAACTTTTGACAAAGcagacatattttattatttttcataaaattttgaaaatttacaaagaaaataatatttccaCAATACTGTGGTAAAAATATCTACTGAAGTCTACATGGCAATAAGTCCATTCTGGGCAAACTAGAGtggtgagaaggggagaaggtcAAAATGAGACAAGGGGTTAAATTAGAGAATGATTATATACAACTATAAGGTTAGGTTGAAATTTTCAGGCACAATTATTAATGAAGGTATTTCCATTAAAATACAGAGCACAAGGAAcaatcagaaaatgaaataaacatattttcatttttggtaaataatacattaataaaataaccATCAGTAGACTACAGATCATTCAAAAGCAGTTTCCGAAAAATGTGGATGAAATAGTCTAAGTATTGAGGTTCAATCTTTAAATACCATCAGTATGTCATAGAAAATTTATCCTTTGAGAGGCAAGGAAAATTTTATAGCCAGTAAAGTACTCACATACAATCATGGGAACTTGACTTAATCACCAAAAATCatgtaaaacaaaaatccaggcaTGATGGCCTACAATTGAAAACCCAGAACTAGGGAGCAAGAGACAAGGTCACTGGTATTCACTGCTAGCCAATTCAGCAGAGACATGAAGTTCCAAAAACAGTGAGATAATCTGTTACAAAGCCAAGACGTACAGACCTGATGAATGTCACCCAACATTAAACATTGGCCttcaaatacacatatacacttgcATGTACAAGCACCTATACACCTGTCCcacaatacacatacatcacacacaaagGAAACCATTCTTTGAAGTCATTACAAAACCAAACATTATGACATttctaaaaacaaatcaaaatgggCTTATTTTCTCTGCTATTTTTTCCTTGGCTAATTTTCAGCTGATATTGGATTTCTGCTAACCATGGAACACAGTAATGACACAAAAGTGACTGAATTTATTCTCCTGGGATTTGCTAATCAACAAGAGTTTTGGCACATCCTCTTCGTGGTATTCCTAGTGATTTATTTAGCCACCTTAGTGGGCAACATTGGCATGATCCTGCTCATCCAACTTCATTCTTCCCTGCACACTCCCATGTATTTTTTCCTGCAGCACTTAGCTTTTGTTGACCTCTGTTATTCCTCTGCCATCACTCCCAAGACACTGCAGAATTTTGTGAGCACAAAACCATCTGTCTCCTTCACTGGATGTATAGTTCAATTACTGGTCTATGGTACCTTTGTAACTAGTGACTGCTTCATCCTGGCTGCTATGGCTGTGGACCGCTATGTAGCTATCTGTAACCCACTGCGCTATCCTGTCATCATGTCCCAGAGACTATGCATTCTACTGCTTCTTGGTTCATACACTATGGGCTTCCTAAATGCCTCTGTAAATACAATTTTTACTTTCTTATCAAACTTTTGCAAATCCAATGCCATTAATCACTTTTTCTGTGATGTACCACCAATCCTTGCCCTATCTTGCTCCAGTATTGATCTCAATATCATGGTATTGACAATCTTTGTGGGATTTAACTTGACATTCACTGTGTCTGTTGTCATTTTTTCCTATACATTTATCTTGGCTGCCATTCTAAGAATGTCTTCTGCTTCAGGAAGGAGAAAAGCCTTCTCCACATGTGCATCCCATATGACTGCTGTCACCATATTCTATGGAACACtctcatacatgtatgtacttCATGGGACCAACAAATCTCAAGAGCAGGAGAAAGTGGCTTCTGTGTTCTATGGTATTATGATCCCCATGTTAAACCCTCTCATCTACAGCCTAAGAAACCAGGATGTAATAGAAGTCCTGAGGAACATAAGAAACAAATGTGTCTAGTGTCAACGTGGCTCAACAGGCAAGGCAACAGGGCTCTGTCCTTGATCAGCATGGGGAGATGTGACAAATGTTCATTTCACATGGAGGCATTCCTTGATTGTAAAGGACATCTTCAAgactataaaaacacaaattatccaatatgtaaatttgtttctttagtgCTGAGAAGTAAATCTCACATTCCAGTTAAGTACTCTACTAGTGAGTTTCATCCAGATATCTGAATAAAGTATTGATATTGCTTTGTATGTTTTATATGCTTCTTTTGAAATAGtactaatgaaaaataaaactatggtATTTCTCCCCATCTTATATGGGTTAATCGAATTATATGCACTGTATACAAGTGTGATATTATCaatttttgtaattaaattttttaaaacattctatAAGGGTCTAgaatgatggtacacacctttaatccgggGAACAGACAATATATAGAAAAAGGGAAGATTCTTCTTCCACATATCAGTCAATTAGTCAATTAAATGGTAAGGGACAGTTAGTGGAAATATTAACAACATGGCTTTCACCACCTTTCCCAAAActatgaataaaacataaaaaataataaatgactaAAAAATGCTGGAGGTTGTTGAAAGGCCACAAAAATCATATTTGAATATTATCCTATGTAAATGTAGATACACacttaatatattataaaataatatgaatctATGTTTCTTTGAAACTTACATTAAACATTAATATTCATCTATAAggagttttcattttcaaatgtatcCATTTCAAATGCACTGTTGATATGATCGTTTCctatcaaaaatatttaaatatctcttTAGAAAGCATAAAACCTCCTAGGTAATGCTTGTCAGGAAACTTTAAGTTCCAAAATATTGTGAAAGTTAAGACCATCTTATATCAAAAGATGTCACAAATATTCTCTCTTGTCTTGCTACTTATCTAGTTCTATCTAGGGAGTGTGATTTTGGGAAATGTCACTGAGTCACTGACTTTTGTATTCTTGGATTTAGGGTCCAATGTGATATTTTTTGTATCTTCTGCATTGTGCTTTTTTGTTGTCTTCATGTCTTCCATGGTGGGTAACAATGGAATGATCCTCTTCATCAACACAGATTATAGACTTCAAATTTCCATGCACTTGTTACACCATCTGGGCATTTTGTTGATATCTGTTATACACTGACATCAGCTGCAAAAGTTTGTGGTAGAAGATGGATTCACAATTGTTGGCATACAGCACATTTGCAACCAGTGACTGTTACCTCCTGGCAGCTCTGGCAGTAGGCCATTATGTAGCATTCTATAATCCACTTTAATAACCCACAGTCATGTCCCCAAAAAGTTTATACCCAGATGGTAGCTGGTTCCTACTTCAATGGATGAACAAAATTCCTCTGTACACACAAATCCTTGCATTTTTCAATCATGCGGTAAGTCTATCATCAGTTGCTCTCTGTGAACTTCCTCCATTTGGGGCACTTTTATGCTCCAGCTTTAATACCAACCTCAGGCTTCTTGTTATCTTAAAATTTTGACTTGACATCCACTGTGTTGGTCACTACCTTCTCTAAATATACATCCTGGCCACCATTCTAAAGATGTCCTGTACTGTAGGGAGGAAGAATCCACATGAGACATTTCACTTGGTAGTATCCATGTAACCCTAGTTTATAGGTACTTACCGCTAATTCTGAGGGTTTGAGAGTGGCTTCCATATTCTATAGCATTGATTACTGCATTGAAAATTCCAACCTATAGCATAGGAAGAAATAAGGTAAAACATGCTATAAATAGCCATAGGGAAAAGGTCCTTTAGATTGGATACACATTGGTAAAATTTGCAAAACCAAATCATGGCTATGATTATTCAATTACATTCAATGATTGTAAAATGTAAAACACTGAGCTCTTAAATAATGCCTGACCTAATTAATATACCAGATCTTATAAAGAAGGAATAGTCTACAACCTCTTCTGAaactcatttttcttaaaatagaatttcaaaCCTGTGTCTTATACTACTCTAAAGAAGGACCTTGTAAAGACTATTAAATATATCAACATGAATATGTAagctttataaaataatatttcaaatatttccaaGTATATCTTAATGGCTAGAAAACTCTGCTTTATTGTATATTCAATAATGACattgaatttctttatttttttctcctttaatcaGTTCACTAAATCTGGGGGTCTTTTATAAATTTGATTCAAATTGTTTCAAGAATCTGAGtgttaaataaatgtgtttattttaagaCCATCTTCTGATTCAACTTATCCCTTCCACCCTGTTGGTCTCATGTTTTTTACAATTCATGGAACTtgaaaatgcctttc
Coding sequences within it:
- the LOC100760210 gene encoding putative olfactory receptor 5AK3; the protein is MEHSNDTKVTEFILLGFANQQEFWHILFVVFLVIYLATLVGNIGMILLIQLHSSLHTPMYFFLQHLAFVDLCYSSAITPKTLQNFVSTKPSVSFTGCIVQLLVYGTFVTSDCFILAAMAVDRYVAICNPLRYPVIMSQRLCILLLLGSYTMGFLNASVNTIFTFLSNFCKSNAINHFFCDVPPILALSCSSIDLNIMVLTIFVGFNLTFTVSVVIFSYTFILAAILRMSSASGRRKAFSTCASHMTAVTIFYGTLSYMYVLHGTNKSQEQEKVASVFYGIMIPMLNPLIYSLRNQDVIEVLRNIRNKCV